A window of Nomascus leucogenys isolate Asia chromosome 19, Asia_NLE_v1, whole genome shotgun sequence genomic DNA:
GGCCACtgttgggaggcaggagggaaagtGCAGAGAACGACAGACCAGAAGCCCCAGGGACAGCGCCAGGCCTCCCAGGAAAGCCAGCACATAGCCCAGGATGGTGTAGAGACCCGTGGTCCCCTCCTGTAGTGTCCCAAGTCCAGGTCCCACAATGATGATTAGTCCTAGGATGCTGCCCAACAGTCCACACCAGTCGTAGCCACTGAGACCCTGGCTCTCAAGGCAGAGGGTGAGGACGGCGGAGCAGACGGTGGAAGAACCTTTGCGAACAGTGGCAGCGTTGCCAGCGGGCACCATCTGAACCGCATTGTAGGCACATCCAATGCTGAGGACGTTGAGCAGGGCATGGAAGCAGGCCCGGCCTCGGATGTCAGGAGGTCCCAGAAGTGGGTCGCCACGCAGTTTAAGTAGCAGGGCAATAGGGAGGTGGAAGAGGCATCGACAGATGAGCAGCTCCAGCGAGGGCAGGCTGGAAGCCTGGTAAGCCATACGAGAAAGGGAGCCCACGAAGCC
This region includes:
- the SLC35G6 gene encoding solute carrier family 35 member G6, encoding MAGSHPYCNLHDFTQPSPPSTPPSLPWHQRCQPSDATKGLLVALLGGGLPAGFVGSLSRMAYQASSLPSLELLICRCLFHLPIALLLKLRGDPLLGPPDIRGRACFHALLNVLSIGCAYNAVQMVPAGNAATVRKGSSTVCSAVLTLCLESQGLSGYDWCGLLGSILGLIIIVGPGLGTLQEGTTGLYTILGYVLAFLGGLALSLGLLVCRSLHFPSCLPTVAFLFGLVGLLVSVPGLFVLQTPVLPSDLLSWSCVGAVGILALVSFTCVSYAVTKAHPALVCAVLHSEVVVALILQYYMLNETVAPSDIMGAGVVLGSIAIITARNLSCEREGKVEE